In Candidatus Nanopelagicales bacterium, the following proteins share a genomic window:
- a CDS encoding 3-hydroxyacyl-CoA dehydrogenase family protein translates to MSRRHEESPREWGFGEQEVPVSKVAVVGAGLMGSGIAQVSAVAGHDVVIRDIDDASLQRGVAGIEKSLTRFVSKGNLSQSDAEAALARIHTTTSLEEAVAGCDIVVEAVFENLDVKTELFASIDKLAPADCVLATNTSAIPITRIAAATGRPESVVGTHFFSPVPMMQLCELVRGYKTSDETLERARAFAESVGKTCVVVNRDVAGFVTTRLISALAMEAARLVESGVATAEDVDVACRLGFGHAMGPLQTADLTGIDILTNASTNIYIDTQDEKFAPPELLQRMVVAGDLGRKTGKGFYDYPA, encoded by the coding sequence ATGTCACGAAGACACGAAGAGTCGCCCCGCGAGTGGGGATTCGGCGAGCAGGAGGTCCCCGTGAGCAAAGTTGCCGTGGTCGGAGCTGGTTTGATGGGTTCCGGAATCGCGCAGGTATCGGCCGTTGCCGGTCATGATGTGGTGATCCGAGATATCGACGATGCGTCCCTACAGCGCGGCGTTGCGGGGATCGAGAAGTCGCTCACGCGATTCGTGTCCAAGGGGAACCTGAGTCAGTCGGATGCTGAGGCTGCATTGGCCCGGATCCACACCACCACTTCGCTGGAGGAAGCGGTCGCGGGCTGCGACATCGTGGTGGAGGCGGTCTTCGAGAATCTGGACGTCAAGACCGAGCTGTTCGCGTCGATCGACAAGTTGGCGCCTGCTGACTGCGTTCTGGCAACCAACACATCGGCCATTCCCATCACTCGCATCGCCGCCGCCACCGGGCGACCCGAGAGCGTCGTGGGTACGCACTTCTTCTCGCCGGTGCCCATGATGCAGTTGTGTGAACTCGTGCGCGGCTACAAGACAAGTGACGAGACCCTGGAACGCGCCCGTGCCTTCGCCGAGAGCGTCGGCAAGACCTGCGTGGTGGTGAACCGCGATGTGGCCGGTTTCGTGACCACTCGGCTGATCTCGGCCTTGGCCATGGAGGCGGCCCGTCTGGTCGAAAGCGGGGTCGCCACCGCCGAGGACGTCGACGTGGCCTGCCGACTCGGCTTCGGTCATGCGATGGGGCCGCTTCAGACGGCCGACCTCACGGGGATCGATATTTTGACCAACGCGTCGACCAACATCTACATCGACACGCAGGACGAGAAGTTCGCTCCGCCGGAACTGCTGCAGCGGATGGTTGTGGCGGGAGACCTCGGACGCAAGACCGGCAAAGGGTTCTACGACTACCCCGCCTGA
- the murA gene encoding UDP-N-acetylglucosamine 1-carboxyvinyltransferase, which yields MGAFRISGGHHLTGEVSVRGAKNSVLKLMAVALLAEGRTTITNVPDIMDVTIMGQLISRLGATVDFDSEQRQLIIDVPAELEQRADYDLVRQMRASISVLGPLIARLGVADIALPGGDAIGSRGLDMHMAGLERMGVKVTSEHGYLLASAPERLRAASIWLDFPSVGATETLLMASVTADGTTVIDNAAREPEIVDICEMLAGMGARIGGVGTSTLVIDGVDALHPTTHATVPDRIVAGTWAAAAAIAGGDVTVHGADYHHLEIALDKLTSAGADVTTASDMFRVRMEDRATAVDIVTLPYPGFPTDLQPQFITLNAVSQGVAMVTENLFESRFKFVNELVRLGADVRIEGHHALVRGRERLSGAPVVATDIRAGASLVLAGLVANGETLVTEVHHIDRGYDSFVTDLQSLGADIERVPLPLAASL from the coding sequence GTGGGTGCATTCCGGATTAGTGGCGGTCATCACCTGACCGGCGAAGTGTCCGTGCGGGGTGCGAAGAACTCCGTCCTGAAACTGATGGCGGTGGCGCTGCTCGCCGAGGGGCGGACGACTATCACCAATGTGCCCGACATCATGGATGTCACCATCATGGGGCAGTTGATCTCCCGACTCGGAGCGACCGTCGACTTCGACTCCGAACAGCGCCAGCTCATCATCGATGTTCCGGCCGAGTTGGAGCAGCGCGCCGACTACGACCTGGTGCGGCAGATGCGAGCGTCCATCTCAGTGCTCGGGCCCCTGATCGCCCGACTGGGAGTGGCGGACATTGCGCTGCCCGGTGGCGATGCCATCGGGTCGCGAGGGCTCGACATGCACATGGCGGGGCTGGAGCGGATGGGCGTCAAAGTGACGAGCGAGCATGGCTACCTGCTCGCATCCGCACCCGAACGGCTGCGGGCGGCGTCCATCTGGCTCGACTTCCCCAGCGTCGGTGCCACTGAGACCCTGCTGATGGCCTCGGTGACGGCTGACGGCACCACCGTCATCGACAACGCAGCCCGCGAGCCGGAGATCGTCGACATCTGCGAGATGCTCGCGGGAATGGGTGCGCGGATCGGTGGGGTCGGTACCTCCACCTTGGTCATCGACGGCGTCGATGCGCTGCATCCGACCACCCACGCGACTGTCCCTGATCGGATTGTGGCAGGTACATGGGCTGCCGCCGCGGCCATCGCGGGCGGTGATGTCACCGTCCACGGCGCCGATTACCACCACCTCGAGATCGCCTTGGACAAGCTGACATCCGCTGGAGCCGACGTCACCACGGCTTCGGACATGTTCCGCGTTCGGATGGAAGATCGGGCGACCGCGGTGGATATCGTCACATTGCCGTATCCCGGGTTCCCCACCGATCTCCAGCCGCAATTCATCACTTTGAATGCCGTGTCCCAGGGTGTGGCCATGGTGACGGAGAACCTCTTCGAGAGCCGGTTCAAGTTCGTCAACGAACTTGTCCGACTGGGTGCCGATGTGCGCATCGAGGGTCATCACGCATTGGTCCGTGGCCGAGAGCGGCTCTCGGGAGCCCCTGTCGTGGCGACCGACATTCGGGCGGGGGCCAGTCTCGTACTCGCGGGCTTGGTCGCCAACGGTGAGACGCTCGTGACCGAGGTGCACCACATCGATCGCGGCTACGACTCCTTCGTCACCGATCTGCAGTCTCTGGGGGCCGACATCGAACGGGTTCCCCTGCCCCTGGCCGCGTCGCTCTGA
- a CDS encoding cob(I)yrinic acid a,c-diamide adenosyltransferase has translation MVNLTKIYTRTGDHGTTALGDFSRTGKNDSRLIAYADVDELNAALGVFAALGSPDATMAAVVRRIQNELFDVGADLCSPIGPDDSRLRINQSYVDRLETDCDTFNAPLEPLRSFVLPGGTPAAALLHVARTVARRAERSAWQALGEFGDTMNPLTATYLNRLSDLLFILARAANNGDDVLWEPGATN, from the coding sequence ATGGTCAATCTCACCAAGATCTACACGCGCACGGGCGATCATGGGACCACGGCGCTGGGCGACTTCAGCCGGACCGGCAAGAACGACTCCCGATTGATCGCCTACGCCGACGTCGACGAACTCAACGCTGCACTCGGGGTGTTCGCGGCGCTGGGTTCCCCGGACGCCACCATGGCAGCCGTCGTGCGCCGGATCCAAAACGAGTTGTTCGATGTCGGTGCCGATCTCTGCAGCCCCATCGGTCCCGATGACTCCCGCCTTCGCATCAACCAGTCCTACGTGGATCGCCTCGAGACTGACTGTGACACGTTCAACGCGCCGCTGGAGCCGCTTCGTTCGTTCGTACTGCCGGGAGGCACGCCCGCCGCGGCACTCCTCCATGTCGCCCGCACCGTTGCCCGCCGAGCCGAACGGTCTGCCTGGCAAGCTCTTGGCGAATTCGGCGACACCATGAATCCTCTGACTGCGACCTATCTGAACCGCCTGTCTGACCTGCTGTTCATCCTCGCCCGGGCTGCCAACAACGGCGACGACGTGTTGTGGGAGCCCGGCGCCACAAACTGA
- a CDS encoding SDR family oxidoreductase, producing the protein MADILMTGFPGFLGSALLPLILERRAGDGAVCLVQEHFRDQAQERLDALTEEHPVLEDRVELVVGDITEPGLGLDPDRVTDFVEVFHLAAVYDLAVAEDLAHRVNVEGTNNVIALCREMPGLRRLQYVSTCYVSGSHHGVYTEDDLDTGQSFQNHYEQTKFEAEMLVRDAMNDGMPATIYRPGIVVGDSVTGETQKYDGPYFVIQFLMMQPPGHALVPRVADPDKIQMSIVPRDFVVSAIDALSVMPEAVGKTYALTDPQAPTVRRMVDEFCRLLDRDPHWVRVPLRLSRTVVGMPFVEQLLGFPEEALAYFAHPTIYDTTHATTDLETVGLRCPAFLDYAPNMIDFVRAHPDVSSQAMV; encoded by the coding sequence ATGGCAGACATTCTCATGACCGGGTTCCCGGGATTCCTGGGTTCCGCCCTACTCCCCCTCATCCTCGAACGCCGCGCAGGCGACGGGGCAGTGTGCCTCGTGCAAGAGCACTTTCGGGATCAGGCCCAGGAAAGGCTGGATGCTCTCACCGAGGAGCATCCGGTCTTGGAGGACCGGGTCGAACTTGTCGTGGGTGACATCACCGAACCGGGGTTGGGCCTCGATCCGGACAGAGTGACGGACTTCGTCGAGGTGTTCCACCTGGCAGCCGTGTACGACCTCGCAGTCGCCGAGGATCTGGCCCATCGGGTCAACGTCGAGGGCACGAACAATGTGATCGCACTGTGCCGGGAGATGCCGGGCCTGCGCCGCCTGCAGTACGTGAGCACGTGCTACGTGAGTGGCTCGCACCATGGGGTCTACACCGAGGATGACCTCGACACCGGGCAGTCTTTCCAGAACCACTACGAGCAGACCAAGTTCGAAGCGGAGATGCTGGTGCGCGATGCCATGAATGACGGCATGCCCGCGACCATCTACCGACCGGGCATCGTCGTCGGCGACTCAGTGACCGGCGAGACCCAGAAGTACGACGGCCCCTATTTCGTCATCCAATTCCTGATGATGCAGCCCCCGGGACATGCGCTCGTCCCCCGGGTCGCCGATCCGGACAAGATCCAGATGAGTATCGTTCCGCGCGACTTCGTGGTGTCCGCGATCGACGCGCTCAGCGTCATGCCAGAGGCCGTCGGCAAGACATATGCGCTCACCGATCCCCAGGCCCCGACCGTTCGCCGGATGGTCGACGAGTTCTGCCGGCTCCTGGACCGGGATCCCCACTGGGTGCGTGTTCCGCTCCGGCTGTCGCGCACCGTGGTGGGAATGCCATTCGTGGAACAGTTGCTGGGATTCCCCGAGGAGGCACTCGCCTACTTCGCGCACCCCACCATCTACGACACCACTCACGCCACAACGGACTTGGAGACCGTCGGGCTGAGATGCCCGGCGTTCCTGGACTACGCGCCCAACATGATCGACTTCGTGCGCGCGCACCCGGACGTGTCATCCCAAGCGATGGTGTAA
- a CDS encoding F0F1 ATP synthase subunit epsilon: MGELNVEIVSVGRLVWQGTAKSVVLKTVEGTMGILPGHEPVLALLADSAVRVELPDDGEQLYAVHGGFFSLDSDTIKILAETAELAEEIDVERAKAAKARAEAAGADDPDEIAALKRAETRIDVALRGQAGGLSH; this comes from the coding sequence ATGGGCGAGCTCAACGTCGAGATCGTCTCGGTGGGCCGCTTGGTGTGGCAGGGCACGGCGAAGTCCGTCGTGCTCAAGACCGTCGAGGGCACGATGGGTATCCTGCCGGGGCACGAACCGGTGCTCGCCCTGCTGGCCGACAGTGCCGTACGGGTCGAGTTGCCCGACGACGGGGAGCAGCTCTACGCGGTCCATGGGGGTTTCTTCTCACTGGACAGCGACACCATCAAGATCCTCGCCGAGACCGCCGAACTGGCCGAGGAGATCGACGTTGAGCGCGCCAAGGCGGCCAAAGCCCGGGCGGAAGCCGCCGGTGCCGACGATCCGGACGAGATCGCCGCGCTCAAGAGGGCCGAGACCCGCATCGACGTTGCCTTGCGCGGTCAGGCCGGCGGCCTGTCGCATTGA
- the atpD gene encoding F0F1 ATP synthase subunit beta, producing MTATAEETTATTPGGVGRVARVTGPVVDVEFPVEAMPELYNALEVTISFGDDDVKIEGEETHTLTLEVAQHLGDNLVRAISMQPTDGLVRGSEVRDTGGPITVPVGDVTKGHVWNALGVPLDVPASSLDIKDRWGIHRQAPPFDQLEAKTEVFETGIKVIDLLTPYVKGGKIGLFGGAGVGKTVLIQEMIYRVAENFGGVSVFAGVGERTREGNDLFLEMTESGVISKTALVFGQMDEPPGTRLRVALSALTMAEYFRDVQKQDVLLFIDNIFRFTQAGSEVSTLLGRMPSAVGYQPTLADEMGQLQERITSTRGHSITSLQAIYVPADDLTDPAPATTFAHLDATTVLSRPISELGIYPAVDPLDSSSRILDARYIGDEHYAVAARVQEILQRYKDLQDIIAILGIDELSEEDKILVNRARRIQRFLSQNMFVAEAFTGQPGSFVPVTETIASFKALCDGDYDHIPEQAFFMCGGIEDVERKAAELKKS from the coding sequence ATGACCGCCACCGCCGAGGAGACCACCGCGACGACGCCCGGGGGCGTGGGCCGAGTGGCCCGCGTGACTGGTCCTGTCGTCGACGTGGAGTTCCCCGTCGAGGCCATGCCCGAGTTGTACAACGCACTCGAGGTCACCATCTCGTTCGGGGACGATGACGTGAAGATCGAGGGCGAGGAAACCCACACGCTCACGCTCGAAGTGGCGCAGCATCTGGGTGACAACCTGGTCCGGGCCATCTCGATGCAGCCCACCGACGGTCTGGTCCGTGGCTCGGAGGTCCGCGATACCGGCGGACCGATCACCGTCCCCGTCGGGGACGTGACCAAGGGGCACGTGTGGAATGCGTTGGGAGTCCCTCTCGACGTGCCGGCCTCTTCACTCGACATCAAGGACCGCTGGGGGATCCACCGCCAGGCGCCTCCGTTCGACCAGCTCGAGGCCAAGACCGAGGTGTTCGAGACTGGCATCAAGGTCATCGATCTGCTCACGCCGTACGTCAAGGGCGGCAAGATCGGACTGTTCGGCGGCGCCGGTGTCGGCAAGACGGTCCTGATCCAGGAAATGATCTACCGCGTCGCCGAGAACTTCGGTGGTGTCTCGGTGTTCGCAGGGGTCGGCGAACGCACTCGCGAGGGTAACGACCTGTTCCTCGAGATGACAGAGTCCGGAGTGATCTCCAAGACCGCTCTCGTCTTCGGTCAGATGGACGAACCGCCCGGTACGCGTCTGCGGGTCGCGCTGTCGGCGTTGACCATGGCCGAATACTTCCGCGACGTCCAGAAGCAGGACGTGCTGCTGTTCATCGACAACATCTTCCGCTTCACCCAGGCGGGGTCCGAGGTGTCCACCCTGCTCGGCCGGATGCCGTCGGCCGTCGGCTATCAGCCGACGCTCGCCGACGAGATGGGTCAGTTGCAGGAGCGAATCACCTCGACTCGGGGACACTCGATCACGTCACTGCAGGCCATCTATGTCCCGGCGGACGACTTGACCGACCCCGCCCCGGCGACCACGTTCGCCCACCTCGACGCCACCACCGTGCTGTCGCGGCCGATTTCCGAGCTCGGCATCTACCCCGCGGTGGATCCGCTCGACTCAAGCTCCCGCATCCTGGATGCGCGGTACATCGGGGATGAGCACTATGCCGTTGCGGCCCGCGTTCAGGAGATCCTGCAGCGTTACAAGGACCTGCAGGACATCATTGCCATTCTGGGTATCGATGAGTTGTCGGAAGAGGACAAGATCCTGGTCAACCGGGCCCGGCGGATCCAGCGGTTCCTCTCCCAGAACATGTTCGTCGCCGAAGCGTTCACCGGACAGCCCGGATCCTTCGTCCCGGTCACCGAGACCATCGCGTCGTTCAAGGCCCTGTGCGACGGCGACTACGACCACATCCCCGAGCAGGCGTTCTTCATGTGCGGCGGCATCGAGGACGTCGAGCGCAAGGCCGCCGAACTGAAGAAGTCCTGA
- a CDS encoding F0F1 ATP synthase subunit gamma gives MGAQQRVYRRKIRSVQSTKKITKAMEMIASSRIVKAQKQLHAAIPYTRALFDAISAAATHASGVEKHPLTAKARLEQRAIYLVITADRGLAGAYSVNAIREGEALTRLLKDERGFEEVIPFVVGRKGAGYYKFREREVGGEWVGFSDQPEYAHAKEIAGALLERFLMRTEDGGADEIHVVYTHFVNMVTQEPRVRRMLPLEVVEEEVDISEQHLGRPTNEPGQDKPVFPLYDFEPGADAVLDELLPRYVEDAVYAALLMSAASEHAARRRACKSATDNAEELIKTYTRLANQARQSEITQEISEIVGGADALASANAGS, from the coding sequence ATGGGTGCACAGCAGCGGGTCTACCGACGCAAGATCAGGTCGGTGCAGTCGACCAAGAAGATCACGAAGGCGATGGAGATGATCGCCTCATCTCGCATCGTGAAAGCCCAGAAGCAACTGCATGCGGCCATCCCCTACACGCGCGCGCTCTTCGACGCCATCAGTGCGGCCGCCACCCATGCCTCAGGTGTCGAAAAGCACCCGCTGACAGCCAAGGCTCGGCTCGAGCAACGGGCCATCTACCTGGTCATCACCGCAGACCGAGGGTTGGCCGGGGCCTACTCGGTGAATGCGATCCGCGAAGGCGAAGCGCTGACCAGACTGCTGAAGGACGAACGAGGATTCGAAGAGGTCATCCCCTTCGTCGTCGGGCGCAAGGGTGCGGGGTACTACAAGTTCCGCGAGCGCGAAGTGGGCGGAGAGTGGGTCGGCTTCAGCGACCAACCCGAATACGCACACGCCAAGGAAATCGCCGGTGCGCTGCTGGAGCGATTCCTGATGCGCACCGAAGATGGCGGCGCCGACGAGATCCACGTCGTATACACCCACTTCGTGAACATGGTCACCCAGGAACCGCGAGTGCGCCGCATGCTGCCCCTCGAGGTGGTCGAAGAGGAAGTCGACATCTCGGAGCAGCATCTGGGCCGCCCCACCAACGAGCCCGGTCAGGACAAGCCGGTCTTCCCGCTGTACGACTTCGAGCCGGGTGCAGACGCCGTGCTGGACGAACTGCTGCCTCGGTACGTCGAGGATGCCGTCTACGCGGCGCTCTTGATGTCCGCTGCCTCCGAGCACGCAGCTCGGCGCCGGGCCTGCAAGTCCGCCACGGACAACGCCGAGGAACTCATCAAGACCTACACCAGGCTGGCCAACCAGGCCCGTCAGTCCGAGATCACCCAGGAGATCAGCGAGATCGTCGGCGGAGCCGACGCGCTGGCCTCTGCAAATGCAGGAAGCTGA
- the atpA gene encoding F0F1 ATP synthase subunit alpha has protein sequence MTELTIQPDEIRNAIERNVSAYEAGTSRDEVGRVLETGDGIARVEGLHSAMTNELLEFKGGLLGLALNLDVREIGTVLLGDGSAIEEGQEVRRTGEVLSVPVGDNFLGRVVNPLGEPIDGLGEIQTDHRRALELQAPTVVQRQPVKEPMLTGIKAVDAMTAIGRGQRQLIIGDRQTGKTALAIDTIINQKLNWASGDPTKQVRCIYVAIGQKGSTIAGVRGALEEQGAMEYTTIVAAPASDPAGFKYLAPYTGSAIGQHWMYEGKHVLIVFDDLSKQAEAYRAVSLLLRRPPGREAYPGDVFYLHSRLLERCAKLSDDLGGGSMTGLPIIETKANDVSAYIPTNVISITDGQCFLESDLFNSGVRPAINVGISVSRVGGAAQPKAMKKVAGSLRLNLAQFRELEAFAAFGSDLDAASKAQLERGSRLVELLKQPQYQPYPMEEAVVSVWSGTSGQLDEVPLGDIRRFDKEFLDYLRRDKADLLAAIRDSGDLSDDSIAALDGAIGDFKSQFRTSEGTLLGHEPEVEAMAEGDIEHAKITKKVRKA, from the coding sequence ATGACCGAGCTGACAATCCAGCCGGATGAGATCCGCAATGCGATCGAGCGCAATGTCTCGGCGTACGAGGCCGGCACCTCGCGCGACGAAGTCGGCCGCGTGCTGGAGACCGGCGACGGCATCGCCCGAGTCGAGGGTCTTCACTCCGCCATGACCAACGAGTTGCTCGAGTTCAAGGGCGGGCTTCTGGGTCTCGCACTGAACCTCGACGTCCGCGAGATCGGCACCGTGCTGCTCGGGGATGGCTCAGCGATCGAAGAGGGTCAAGAGGTGCGGCGCACCGGCGAGGTTCTCTCCGTGCCTGTCGGCGACAACTTCCTCGGCCGCGTCGTGAACCCGCTGGGGGAGCCGATCGACGGGCTCGGCGAGATCCAGACGGATCACAGGCGCGCCCTCGAACTCCAGGCGCCCACCGTCGTCCAACGGCAGCCGGTGAAGGAGCCGATGCTCACGGGCATCAAAGCCGTCGACGCCATGACAGCGATCGGGCGTGGACAGCGGCAGCTGATCATCGGCGACCGCCAGACCGGCAAGACCGCCTTGGCGATCGACACCATCATCAACCAGAAGTTGAACTGGGCCAGCGGCGACCCCACGAAGCAGGTTCGATGCATCTACGTCGCCATCGGCCAGAAGGGGTCCACCATCGCCGGCGTACGCGGTGCTCTCGAGGAGCAGGGGGCGATGGAGTACACGACCATCGTTGCCGCCCCCGCATCGGACCCTGCCGGCTTCAAGTACCTCGCTCCCTACACCGGTTCAGCGATCGGCCAGCATTGGATGTACGAGGGCAAGCATGTCCTCATCGTCTTCGACGACTTGTCCAAGCAGGCCGAGGCCTACCGGGCCGTGTCCCTGCTTCTGCGTCGTCCCCCGGGCCGCGAGGCCTACCCGGGTGACGTCTTCTACCTGCACTCGCGGCTGCTCGAACGCTGTGCGAAGCTCAGCGACGACCTCGGGGGCGGGTCGATGACCGGGCTGCCGATCATCGAGACCAAGGCCAACGACGTCTCGGCGTACATCCCGACCAACGTCATCTCCATCACCGACGGACAGTGCTTCTTGGAGTCCGACCTGTTCAACTCCGGTGTCCGTCCGGCTATCAACGTGGGCATCTCGGTGTCCCGCGTGGGTGGCGCTGCACAGCCCAAGGCCATGAAGAAGGTCGCGGGCAGCCTGCGTCTGAACCTCGCCCAATTCCGTGAACTGGAGGCGTTCGCGGCCTTCGGCTCGGACTTGGATGCAGCGTCGAAGGCGCAGTTGGAGCGTGGTTCGCGTCTGGTGGAGTTGCTCAAGCAGCCGCAATACCAGCCGTACCCCATGGAAGAGGCGGTGGTCTCGGTGTGGTCCGGCACGTCCGGTCAGTTGGACGAGGTTCCGCTGGGCGACATCCGTCGCTTCGACAAGGAGTTCCTGGACTATCTGCGTCGGGACAAGGCCGATCTGCTGGCTGCGATCCGTGATTCGGGCGACCTGTCCGACGACAGCATCGCCGCCCTTGACGGCGCCATCGGCGACTTCAAATCGCAGTTCCGCACCAGCGAGGGCACTCTGCTCGGCCATGAACCGGAAGTCGAGGCCATGGCCGAAGGCGACATCGAACACGCCAAGATCACCAAGAAGGTCCGAAAGGCCTGA
- a CDS encoding F0F1 ATP synthase subunit delta codes for MIGSSRTSLAKVRETVNAAFDNPELEAAGRDLLRVADLVGREKQLRGALSDAGRPADERTSIVTGLLQGRASQLAIDIAGTVAGQRWSTPSDMVDAYEFAGVECLFGAAEKSGDLDRVEDELFRFGRVAIADADLQMVLSSPALPSENKSAIISDLLRDKASPVTVEVLSFVTSHLRGRRLDQAVDQMADLAAERRGKLVAVVRCARPLADDQATRLAAVLERIYNQQVAINFEIDPALVGGITVQIGDEVIDGSISGRIETARRRVTG; via the coding sequence ATGATCGGAAGCTCCCGTACCTCGTTGGCAAAGGTTCGCGAAACCGTGAACGCTGCTTTCGACAATCCCGAACTCGAGGCAGCCGGTCGGGATTTGTTGCGGGTGGCTGACCTGGTCGGTCGGGAGAAACAGTTGCGCGGAGCGCTGTCTGATGCTGGTCGTCCAGCTGATGAACGCACCAGCATCGTCACCGGACTACTGCAAGGTCGCGCCAGCCAACTGGCGATAGATATTGCGGGCACGGTGGCTGGGCAACGCTGGTCCACCCCCTCCGACATGGTGGACGCGTACGAGTTCGCCGGCGTCGAGTGCCTCTTCGGCGCCGCCGAGAAGTCCGGCGATCTGGATCGAGTCGAAGACGAGTTGTTCCGCTTCGGACGAGTGGCGATCGCTGACGCGGATCTGCAGATGGTGCTGTCCTCTCCGGCGCTGCCCTCCGAGAACAAGAGCGCCATCATCTCCGACCTCCTGCGTGACAAGGCGTCGCCGGTCACCGTGGAGGTCCTCAGTTTCGTGACGTCGCACCTGCGGGGACGGCGCCTGGACCAGGCCGTGGACCAGATGGCCGACCTCGCCGCCGAACGGCGCGGAAAACTGGTCGCTGTCGTGCGCTGCGCGCGTCCCCTGGCCGACGACCAGGCCACTCGCCTTGCAGCCGTGCTGGAACGGATCTACAACCAGCAGGTGGCCATCAATTTCGAAATCGACCCCGCCCTTGTGGGGGGGATCACCGTGCAGATCGGCGATGAAGTCATCGATGGCAGCATCTCCGGACGTATCGAGACAGCCCGTCGCCGGGTCACCGGCTGA
- a CDS encoding F0F1 ATP synthase subunit B — MISFASAISASGGEGETPSVLAVPLDELILGGIAFFIVFFALWKLVLPNIQKTLSDRTEAIEGGIERAAAAEAEANAMMARYKEQIANAHQEAADIRAKAEADGKAIVDQARQQAETERSAIAQRGEAQLAAERTQTVAALRQDVGGLAVSLAGRIVGESLEDDQRARAVVDRFIADLEQSAAKDQA; from the coding sequence GTGATCTCCTTCGCTTCAGCCATCTCCGCCTCCGGCGGTGAAGGCGAGACCCCAAGCGTCCTCGCCGTACCGCTGGACGAACTCATCCTGGGTGGCATCGCGTTCTTCATCGTCTTCTTCGCGTTGTGGAAGCTCGTCCTTCCCAACATCCAGAAGACGTTGTCGGATCGCACCGAGGCGATCGAGGGCGGCATCGAACGCGCCGCCGCCGCCGAGGCTGAGGCCAACGCGATGATGGCGCGGTACAAGGAGCAGATCGCCAACGCCCACCAGGAGGCGGCGGACATCCGCGCCAAAGCGGAAGCCGACGGCAAAGCCATCGTCGACCAGGCCCGGCAGCAAGCCGAGACGGAAAGGTCCGCGATCGCGCAACGCGGTGAGGCCCAACTCGCCGCCGAACGCACTCAGACCGTCGCCGCACTGCGCCAGGACGTGGGCGGTCTCGCGGTCAGCCTGGCCGGTCGCATTGTCGGGGAATCGCTCGAGGACGATCAGCGGGCCCGCGCGGTGGTCGATCGTTTCATCGCGGATCTCGAACAGTCGGCGGCCAAGGATCAAGCCTGA
- the atpE gene encoding ATP synthase F0 subunit C, with product MTLLAELSGSIGSVGYGLAAIGPGVGIGIIFGQGVQAIARQPEAYGVIRQNMLLGFALAEALALIGFVVPFVYGV from the coding sequence ATGACTCTGCTCGCGGAGCTCTCCGGCTCGATCGGTTCGGTCGGCTACGGTCTGGCCGCCATCGGCCCTGGTGTCGGTATCGGCATCATCTTCGGTCAAGGTGTGCAGGCCATCGCTCGCCAACCCGAGGCGTACGGTGTCATCCGCCAGAACATGCTGCTGGGCTTCGCGCTGGCCGAGGCGCTGGCGCTGATCGGCTTCGTCGTCCCGTTCGTGTACGGCGTCTGA